In Prunus dulcis chromosome 2, ALMONDv2, whole genome shotgun sequence, a single genomic region encodes these proteins:
- the LOC117617715 gene encoding uncharacterized protein LOC117617715 isoform X5, translating into MEATAAARGSSMPMPPPPTRKEWRAVSDHHSARNVGDEELERSKLGQSDERTIYEQGREPVDVDFCSITIDGTLDQDLLQQQIDDVSRQREELQHMEIELKAQMIATSEIIELQNNFDAQIKDHANAAAKLQEQLHEREQNIHDLERKMEEKDRELHAIKLDNEVAWAKEDLLREQNKELANFREHDHSEAERAQHIQQIHDLQEHIQEKDRQLIELREQHRLAQETILYKDEQLREAQAWITRVQEMDALQSTTIQAELRERTEQYNQLWLGCQRQFAEMERLHMHSIQQLQLELADARERSGTYTDESRIAQSNSKDASQFGQNNGNQLDMNTSSGNTGAIPNGNSDDVQSFPSTGNASTQIDHVAGVPISPSSLLGMPSYLPPGQVTALHPFLMHQQGVPHSMPPHVPQSHVGHFHSVPAVSSHQQWQNQQAPSEGLQISTQNELPSSQNDQSIIRSDAKYNYETSVNGQSLHQDYLDVQINQGAESDPVISSSSGEAQVLQSIDRGFLVSSQPEQSLQQISSQFHNSLRLDSLEQNSEIKASEQNVQTLTGHGLEGQVLTTEQPISTTSLSKPDTSIPSVNLMETTINNAAGAVLPELFASTGHKNAPAVGKTSETALLDERSLLACMVRTIPAGGRIRISSTLPNRLGKMLAPLHWHDYKRKYGKLDDFVASHRELFVIEGDYIQLREGAQEMIAATAAAAKVAAAALASCPYSSNLPSVAVTPVAQTHRSRKISSLDSQNVVISTANATDNHLQSVKQNHQLNGVSFGVPGGLSNVKILSKSKESWELNGPETKSSQSSVLLNGGNGAILDRSSASSTQSSGLTNGRLGSNLVGKQHGRMSNAAAFTSRR; encoded by the exons ATGGAGGCTACGGCCGCTGCGCGTGGTAGTTCGATGCCGATGCCACCACCGCCTACGCGCAAAGAGTGGCGCGCCGTCTCCGACCATCATTCGGCACGAAACGTCGGGGATGAG GAGTTGGAACGATCAAAACTAGGCCAATCAGATGAGAGAACAATATATGAG CAGGGGAGAGAGCCGGTTGATGTGGACTTCTGTTCAATCACAATAGATGGGACTTTAGACCAAGACCTTTTGCAGCAGCAGATTGATGATGTTTCTAGGCAACGAGAAGAACTGCAGCATATGGAGATTGAGCTTAAAGCTCAAATGATTGCAACATCTGAGATAATTGAACTACAAAATAACTTTGATGCTCAAATAAAGGACCATGCTAATGCTGCCGCCAAGCTTCAG GAGCAACTACATGAAAGGGAGCAGAACATACATGATCTGGAAAGgaaaatggaagagaaagaTAGAGAGCTGCATGCtataaaattagataatgaagTG GCCTGGGCTAAAGAGGACCTTCTTAGAGAACAGAACAAAGAATTAGCAAATTTCAG AGAACATGACCATTCGGAAGCTGAAAGAGCGCAGCATATACAACAAATACATGACCTTCAAGAACATATTCAAGAAAAAGATAGGCAGCTTATTGAGTTACGGGAACAG CATAGGCTCGCTCAAGAAACCATTCTCTATAAGGACGAACAGTTGAGGGAGGCCCAAGCGTGGATCACTCGTGTTCAGGAAATGGATGCCTTGCAGTCAACTACAATACAAGCTGAATTGCGGGAACGTACAGAACAATATAATCAGCTCTGGCTTGGTTGTCAAAGACAG TTTGCTGAGATGGAAAGACTTCATATGCATTCAATACAACAGCTTCAACTTGAGCTGGCTGATGCAAGAGAAAGGAGTGGAACTTACACTGATGAATCACGCATAGCACAATCAAATTCTAAGGATGCATCTCAATTTGGTCAGAACAATGGAAACCAGCTCGATATGAATACATCAAGTGGAAATACAGGGGCCATCCCAAATGGGAATTCAGATGATGTTCAATCATTTCCTTCAACTGGAAATGCATCAACTCAG ATCGACCATGTTGCTGGTGTTCCAATTTCTCCATCATCTCTACTTGGGATGCCTTCCTATCTTCCACCTGGACAGGTGACTGCTCTGCATCCATTTCTTATGCATCAACAAGGGGTACCCCATTCAATGCCACCACATGTTCCTCAGTCCCATGTTGGGCATTTTCACTCAGTACCTGCAGTGTCATCTCATCAACAGTGGCAGAACCAACAG gCTCCATCGGAGGGTTTGCAGATATCTACACAAAATGAACTTCCATCGTCCCAAAATGATCAAAGCATAATAAGATCAGATGCAAAGTACAACTATGAAACATCTGTTAATGGACAATCACTTCATCAAGACTATTTGGATGTTCAAATTAACCAAGGCGCAGAGTCTGATCCTGTAATATCGTCGTCCAGTGGGGAAGCACAG GTGCTCCAGTCAATTGATAGAGGTTTCTTGGTCTCATCCCAACCTGAGCAGAGCTTGCAACAAATTTCTTCCCAATTCCACAATTCTTTAAGACTGGATTCTCTTGAACAGAACAGTGAAATTAAG GCTTCGGAGCAAAATGTTCAGACCTTGACTGGTCATGGCTTGGAGGGACAAGTTTTAACTACAGAACAACCAATTTCTACCACCAGTCTGTCAAAACCTGATACTTCAATCCCTTCAGTCAACCTCATGGAAACCACAATTAACAATGCTGCTGGTGCAGTTTTGCCTGAATTGTTTGCCTCAACCGGGCACAAAAATGCACCGGCAGTGGGAAAGACATCAGAGACTGCGCTTCTTGATGAAAGGTCATTGTTGGCTTGCATGGTTCGCACAATTCCGGCTGGTGGTAGAATTCGCATTAGTTCAACG CTACCAAATAGGCTTGGGAAGATGCTTGCACCTTTACACTGGCATGATTACAAGAGAAAGTATGGAAAGCTTGATGACTTCGTGGCTAGTCATCGCGAA ttATTTGTGATTGAGGGCGACTACATTCAGCTTAGGGAAGGAGCACAAGAAATGATAGCAGCTACCGCTGCTGCTGCGAaagttgctgctgctgctctagCATCATGTCCTTACTCTTCAAACTTGCCTTCTGTGGCTGTTACTCCAGTGGCACAGACTCACCGCTCAAGGAAGATATCATCTCTTGATTCCCAAAACGTGGTCATTTCAACTGCTAATGCAACTGATAATCACTTGCAGTCTGTAAAGCAGAACCATCAATTAAATGGTGTATCCTTTGGTGTTCCTGGAGGTCTCTCAAATGTAAAGATTTTGAGCAAATCGAAGGAATCTTGGGAACTGAATGGCCCTGAAACTAAGTCAAGCCAGTCATCTGTGCTTTTGAATGGTGGAAATGGAGCAATTCTGGATAGATCGAGTGCGAGCAGTACCCAGAGCTCAGGGTTGACCAATGGCCGGTTGGGCTCGAATCTTGTCGGGAAACAACATGGCAG GATGAGCAATGCTGCTGCCTTTACTTCCAGAAGATA G
- the LOC117617715 gene encoding uncharacterized protein LOC117617715 isoform X6 — MEATAAARGSSMPMPPPPTRKEWRAVSDHHSARNVGDEELERSKLGQSDERTIYEVQQGREPVDVDFCSITIDGTLDQDLLQQQIDDVSRQREELQHMEIELKAQMIATSEIIELQNNFDAQIKDHANAAAKLQEQLHEREQNIHDLERKMEEKDRELHAIKLDNEVAWAKEDLLREQNKELANFRREHDHSEAERAQHIQQIHDLQEHIQEKDRQLIELREQHRLAQETILYKDEQLREAQAWITRVQEMDALQSTTIQAELRERTEQYNQLWLGCQRQFAEMERLHMHSIQQLQLELADARERSGTYTDESRIAQSNSKDASQFGQNNGNQLDMNTSSGNTGAIPNGNSDDVQSFPSTGNASTQIDHVAGVPISPSSLLGMPSYLPPGQVTALHPFLMHQQGVPHSMPPHVPQSHVGHFHSVPAVSSHQQWQNQQAPSEGLQISTQNELPSSQNDQSIIRSDAKYNYETSVNGQSLHQDYLDVQINQGAESDPVISSSSGEAQSIDRGFLVSSQPEQSLQQISSQFHNSLRLDSLEQNSEIKASEQNVQTLTGHGLEGQVLTTEQPISTTSLSKPDTSIPSVNLMETTINNAAGAVLPELFASTGHKNAPAVGKTSETALLDERSLLACMVRTIPAGGRIRISSTLPNRLGKMLAPLHWHDYKRKYGKLDDFVASHRELFVIEGDYIQLREGAQEMIAATAAAAKVAAAALASCPYSSNLPSVAVTPVAQTHRSRKISSLDSQNVVISTANATDNHLQSVKQNHQLNGVSFGVPGGLSNVKILSKSKESWELNGPETKSSQSSVLLNGGNGAILDRSSASSTQSSGLTNGRLGSNLVGKQHGRMSNAAAFTSRR; from the exons ATGGAGGCTACGGCCGCTGCGCGTGGTAGTTCGATGCCGATGCCACCACCGCCTACGCGCAAAGAGTGGCGCGCCGTCTCCGACCATCATTCGGCACGAAACGTCGGGGATGAG GAGTTGGAACGATCAAAACTAGGCCAATCAGATGAGAGAACAATATATGAG GTGCAGCAGGGGAGAGAGCCGGTTGATGTGGACTTCTGTTCAATCACAATAGATGGGACTTTAGACCAAGACCTTTTGCAGCAGCAGATTGATGATGTTTCTAGGCAACGAGAAGAACTGCAGCATATGGAGATTGAGCTTAAAGCTCAAATGATTGCAACATCTGAGATAATTGAACTACAAAATAACTTTGATGCTCAAATAAAGGACCATGCTAATGCTGCCGCCAAGCTTCAG GAGCAACTACATGAAAGGGAGCAGAACATACATGATCTGGAAAGgaaaatggaagagaaagaTAGAGAGCTGCATGCtataaaattagataatgaagTG GCCTGGGCTAAAGAGGACCTTCTTAGAGAACAGAACAAAGAATTAGCAAATTTCAG AAGAGAACATGACCATTCGGAAGCTGAAAGAGCGCAGCATATACAACAAATACATGACCTTCAAGAACATATTCAAGAAAAAGATAGGCAGCTTATTGAGTTACGGGAACAG CATAGGCTCGCTCAAGAAACCATTCTCTATAAGGACGAACAGTTGAGGGAGGCCCAAGCGTGGATCACTCGTGTTCAGGAAATGGATGCCTTGCAGTCAACTACAATACAAGCTGAATTGCGGGAACGTACAGAACAATATAATCAGCTCTGGCTTGGTTGTCAAAGACAG TTTGCTGAGATGGAAAGACTTCATATGCATTCAATACAACAGCTTCAACTTGAGCTGGCTGATGCAAGAGAAAGGAGTGGAACTTACACTGATGAATCACGCATAGCACAATCAAATTCTAAGGATGCATCTCAATTTGGTCAGAACAATGGAAACCAGCTCGATATGAATACATCAAGTGGAAATACAGGGGCCATCCCAAATGGGAATTCAGATGATGTTCAATCATTTCCTTCAACTGGAAATGCATCAACTCAG ATCGACCATGTTGCTGGTGTTCCAATTTCTCCATCATCTCTACTTGGGATGCCTTCCTATCTTCCACCTGGACAGGTGACTGCTCTGCATCCATTTCTTATGCATCAACAAGGGGTACCCCATTCAATGCCACCACATGTTCCTCAGTCCCATGTTGGGCATTTTCACTCAGTACCTGCAGTGTCATCTCATCAACAGTGGCAGAACCAACAG gCTCCATCGGAGGGTTTGCAGATATCTACACAAAATGAACTTCCATCGTCCCAAAATGATCAAAGCATAATAAGATCAGATGCAAAGTACAACTATGAAACATCTGTTAATGGACAATCACTTCATCAAGACTATTTGGATGTTCAAATTAACCAAGGCGCAGAGTCTGATCCTGTAATATCGTCGTCCAGTGGGGAAGCACAG TCAATTGATAGAGGTTTCTTGGTCTCATCCCAACCTGAGCAGAGCTTGCAACAAATTTCTTCCCAATTCCACAATTCTTTAAGACTGGATTCTCTTGAACAGAACAGTGAAATTAAG GCTTCGGAGCAAAATGTTCAGACCTTGACTGGTCATGGCTTGGAGGGACAAGTTTTAACTACAGAACAACCAATTTCTACCACCAGTCTGTCAAAACCTGATACTTCAATCCCTTCAGTCAACCTCATGGAAACCACAATTAACAATGCTGCTGGTGCAGTTTTGCCTGAATTGTTTGCCTCAACCGGGCACAAAAATGCACCGGCAGTGGGAAAGACATCAGAGACTGCGCTTCTTGATGAAAGGTCATTGTTGGCTTGCATGGTTCGCACAATTCCGGCTGGTGGTAGAATTCGCATTAGTTCAACG CTACCAAATAGGCTTGGGAAGATGCTTGCACCTTTACACTGGCATGATTACAAGAGAAAGTATGGAAAGCTTGATGACTTCGTGGCTAGTCATCGCGAA ttATTTGTGATTGAGGGCGACTACATTCAGCTTAGGGAAGGAGCACAAGAAATGATAGCAGCTACCGCTGCTGCTGCGAaagttgctgctgctgctctagCATCATGTCCTTACTCTTCAAACTTGCCTTCTGTGGCTGTTACTCCAGTGGCACAGACTCACCGCTCAAGGAAGATATCATCTCTTGATTCCCAAAACGTGGTCATTTCAACTGCTAATGCAACTGATAATCACTTGCAGTCTGTAAAGCAGAACCATCAATTAAATGGTGTATCCTTTGGTGTTCCTGGAGGTCTCTCAAATGTAAAGATTTTGAGCAAATCGAAGGAATCTTGGGAACTGAATGGCCCTGAAACTAAGTCAAGCCAGTCATCTGTGCTTTTGAATGGTGGAAATGGAGCAATTCTGGATAGATCGAGTGCGAGCAGTACCCAGAGCTCAGGGTTGACCAATGGCCGGTTGGGCTCGAATCTTGTCGGGAAACAACATGGCAG GATGAGCAATGCTGCTGCCTTTACTTCCAGAAGATA G
- the LOC117617715 gene encoding uncharacterized protein LOC117617715 isoform X1, with translation MEATAAARGSSMPMPPPPTRKEWRAVSDHHSARNVGDEELERSKLGQSDERTIYEVQQGREPVDVDFCSITIDGTLDQDLLQQQIDDVSRQREELQHMEIELKAQMIATSEIIELQNNFDAQIKDHANAAAKLQEQLHEREQNIHDLERKMEEKDRELHAIKLDNEVAWAKEDLLREQNKELANFRREHDHSEAERAQHIQQIHDLQEHIQEKDRQLIELREQHRLAQETILYKDEQLREAQAWITRVQEMDALQSTTIQAELRERTEQYNQLWLGCQRQFAEMERLHMHSIQQLQLELADARERSGTYTDESRIAQSNSKDASQFGQNNGNQLDMNTSSGNTGAIPNGNSDDVQSFPSTGNASTQIDHVAGVPISPSSLLGMPSYLPPGQVTALHPFLMHQQGVPHSMPPHVPQSHVGHFHSVPAVSSHQQWQNQQAPSEGLQISTQNELPSSQNDQSIIRSDAKYNYETSVNGQSLHQDYLDVQINQGAESDPVISSSSGEAQVLQSIDRGFLVSSQPEQSLQQISSQFHNSLRLDSLEQNSEIKASEQNVQTLTGHGLEGQVLTTEQPISTTSLSKPDTSIPSVNLMETTINNAAGAVLPELFASTGHKNAPAVGKTSETALLDERSLLACMVRTIPAGGRIRISSTLPNRLGKMLAPLHWHDYKRKYGKLDDFVASHRELFVIEGDYIQLREGAQEMIAATAAAAKVAAAALASCPYSSNLPSVAVTPVAQTHRSRKISSLDSQNVVISTANATDNHLQSVKQNHQLNGVSFGVPGGLSNVKILSKSKESWELNGPETKSSQSSVLLNGGNGAILDRSSASSTQSSGLTNGRLGSNLVGKQHGRMSNAAAFTSRR, from the exons ATGGAGGCTACGGCCGCTGCGCGTGGTAGTTCGATGCCGATGCCACCACCGCCTACGCGCAAAGAGTGGCGCGCCGTCTCCGACCATCATTCGGCACGAAACGTCGGGGATGAG GAGTTGGAACGATCAAAACTAGGCCAATCAGATGAGAGAACAATATATGAG GTGCAGCAGGGGAGAGAGCCGGTTGATGTGGACTTCTGTTCAATCACAATAGATGGGACTTTAGACCAAGACCTTTTGCAGCAGCAGATTGATGATGTTTCTAGGCAACGAGAAGAACTGCAGCATATGGAGATTGAGCTTAAAGCTCAAATGATTGCAACATCTGAGATAATTGAACTACAAAATAACTTTGATGCTCAAATAAAGGACCATGCTAATGCTGCCGCCAAGCTTCAG GAGCAACTACATGAAAGGGAGCAGAACATACATGATCTGGAAAGgaaaatggaagagaaagaTAGAGAGCTGCATGCtataaaattagataatgaagTG GCCTGGGCTAAAGAGGACCTTCTTAGAGAACAGAACAAAGAATTAGCAAATTTCAG AAGAGAACATGACCATTCGGAAGCTGAAAGAGCGCAGCATATACAACAAATACATGACCTTCAAGAACATATTCAAGAAAAAGATAGGCAGCTTATTGAGTTACGGGAACAG CATAGGCTCGCTCAAGAAACCATTCTCTATAAGGACGAACAGTTGAGGGAGGCCCAAGCGTGGATCACTCGTGTTCAGGAAATGGATGCCTTGCAGTCAACTACAATACAAGCTGAATTGCGGGAACGTACAGAACAATATAATCAGCTCTGGCTTGGTTGTCAAAGACAG TTTGCTGAGATGGAAAGACTTCATATGCATTCAATACAACAGCTTCAACTTGAGCTGGCTGATGCAAGAGAAAGGAGTGGAACTTACACTGATGAATCACGCATAGCACAATCAAATTCTAAGGATGCATCTCAATTTGGTCAGAACAATGGAAACCAGCTCGATATGAATACATCAAGTGGAAATACAGGGGCCATCCCAAATGGGAATTCAGATGATGTTCAATCATTTCCTTCAACTGGAAATGCATCAACTCAG ATCGACCATGTTGCTGGTGTTCCAATTTCTCCATCATCTCTACTTGGGATGCCTTCCTATCTTCCACCTGGACAGGTGACTGCTCTGCATCCATTTCTTATGCATCAACAAGGGGTACCCCATTCAATGCCACCACATGTTCCTCAGTCCCATGTTGGGCATTTTCACTCAGTACCTGCAGTGTCATCTCATCAACAGTGGCAGAACCAACAG gCTCCATCGGAGGGTTTGCAGATATCTACACAAAATGAACTTCCATCGTCCCAAAATGATCAAAGCATAATAAGATCAGATGCAAAGTACAACTATGAAACATCTGTTAATGGACAATCACTTCATCAAGACTATTTGGATGTTCAAATTAACCAAGGCGCAGAGTCTGATCCTGTAATATCGTCGTCCAGTGGGGAAGCACAG GTGCTCCAGTCAATTGATAGAGGTTTCTTGGTCTCATCCCAACCTGAGCAGAGCTTGCAACAAATTTCTTCCCAATTCCACAATTCTTTAAGACTGGATTCTCTTGAACAGAACAGTGAAATTAAG GCTTCGGAGCAAAATGTTCAGACCTTGACTGGTCATGGCTTGGAGGGACAAGTTTTAACTACAGAACAACCAATTTCTACCACCAGTCTGTCAAAACCTGATACTTCAATCCCTTCAGTCAACCTCATGGAAACCACAATTAACAATGCTGCTGGTGCAGTTTTGCCTGAATTGTTTGCCTCAACCGGGCACAAAAATGCACCGGCAGTGGGAAAGACATCAGAGACTGCGCTTCTTGATGAAAGGTCATTGTTGGCTTGCATGGTTCGCACAATTCCGGCTGGTGGTAGAATTCGCATTAGTTCAACG CTACCAAATAGGCTTGGGAAGATGCTTGCACCTTTACACTGGCATGATTACAAGAGAAAGTATGGAAAGCTTGATGACTTCGTGGCTAGTCATCGCGAA ttATTTGTGATTGAGGGCGACTACATTCAGCTTAGGGAAGGAGCACAAGAAATGATAGCAGCTACCGCTGCTGCTGCGAaagttgctgctgctgctctagCATCATGTCCTTACTCTTCAAACTTGCCTTCTGTGGCTGTTACTCCAGTGGCACAGACTCACCGCTCAAGGAAGATATCATCTCTTGATTCCCAAAACGTGGTCATTTCAACTGCTAATGCAACTGATAATCACTTGCAGTCTGTAAAGCAGAACCATCAATTAAATGGTGTATCCTTTGGTGTTCCTGGAGGTCTCTCAAATGTAAAGATTTTGAGCAAATCGAAGGAATCTTGGGAACTGAATGGCCCTGAAACTAAGTCAAGCCAGTCATCTGTGCTTTTGAATGGTGGAAATGGAGCAATTCTGGATAGATCGAGTGCGAGCAGTACCCAGAGCTCAGGGTTGACCAATGGCCGGTTGGGCTCGAATCTTGTCGGGAAACAACATGGCAG GATGAGCAATGCTGCTGCCTTTACTTCCAGAAGATA G
- the LOC117617715 gene encoding uncharacterized protein LOC117617715 isoform X3, giving the protein MEATAAARGSSMPMPPPPTRKEWRAVSDHHSARNVGDEELERSKLGQSDERTIYEQGREPVDVDFCSITIDGTLDQDLLQQQIDDVSRQREELQHMEIELKAQMIATSEIIELQNNFDAQIKDHANAAAKLQEQLHEREQNIHDLERKMEEKDRELHAIKLDNEVAWAKEDLLREQNKELANFRREHDHSEAERAQHIQQIHDLQEHIQEKDRQLIELREQHRLAQETILYKDEQLREAQAWITRVQEMDALQSTTIQAELRERTEQYNQLWLGCQRQFAEMERLHMHSIQQLQLELADARERSGTYTDESRIAQSNSKDASQFGQNNGNQLDMNTSSGNTGAIPNGNSDDVQSFPSTGNASTQIDHVAGVPISPSSLLGMPSYLPPGQVTALHPFLMHQQGVPHSMPPHVPQSHVGHFHSVPAVSSHQQWQNQQAPSEGLQISTQNELPSSQNDQSIIRSDAKYNYETSVNGQSLHQDYLDVQINQGAESDPVISSSSGEAQVLQSIDRGFLVSSQPEQSLQQISSQFHNSLRLDSLEQNSEIKASEQNVQTLTGHGLEGQVLTTEQPISTTSLSKPDTSIPSVNLMETTINNAAGAVLPELFASTGHKNAPAVGKTSETALLDERSLLACMVRTIPAGGRIRISSTLPNRLGKMLAPLHWHDYKRKYGKLDDFVASHRELFVIEGDYIQLREGAQEMIAATAAAAKVAAAALASCPYSSNLPSVAVTPVAQTHRSRKISSLDSQNVVISTANATDNHLQSVKQNHQLNGVSFGVPGGLSNVKILSKSKESWELNGPETKSSQSSVLLNGGNGAILDRSSASSTQSSGLTNGRLGSNLVGKQHGRMSNAAAFTSRR; this is encoded by the exons ATGGAGGCTACGGCCGCTGCGCGTGGTAGTTCGATGCCGATGCCACCACCGCCTACGCGCAAAGAGTGGCGCGCCGTCTCCGACCATCATTCGGCACGAAACGTCGGGGATGAG GAGTTGGAACGATCAAAACTAGGCCAATCAGATGAGAGAACAATATATGAG CAGGGGAGAGAGCCGGTTGATGTGGACTTCTGTTCAATCACAATAGATGGGACTTTAGACCAAGACCTTTTGCAGCAGCAGATTGATGATGTTTCTAGGCAACGAGAAGAACTGCAGCATATGGAGATTGAGCTTAAAGCTCAAATGATTGCAACATCTGAGATAATTGAACTACAAAATAACTTTGATGCTCAAATAAAGGACCATGCTAATGCTGCCGCCAAGCTTCAG GAGCAACTACATGAAAGGGAGCAGAACATACATGATCTGGAAAGgaaaatggaagagaaagaTAGAGAGCTGCATGCtataaaattagataatgaagTG GCCTGGGCTAAAGAGGACCTTCTTAGAGAACAGAACAAAGAATTAGCAAATTTCAG AAGAGAACATGACCATTCGGAAGCTGAAAGAGCGCAGCATATACAACAAATACATGACCTTCAAGAACATATTCAAGAAAAAGATAGGCAGCTTATTGAGTTACGGGAACAG CATAGGCTCGCTCAAGAAACCATTCTCTATAAGGACGAACAGTTGAGGGAGGCCCAAGCGTGGATCACTCGTGTTCAGGAAATGGATGCCTTGCAGTCAACTACAATACAAGCTGAATTGCGGGAACGTACAGAACAATATAATCAGCTCTGGCTTGGTTGTCAAAGACAG TTTGCTGAGATGGAAAGACTTCATATGCATTCAATACAACAGCTTCAACTTGAGCTGGCTGATGCAAGAGAAAGGAGTGGAACTTACACTGATGAATCACGCATAGCACAATCAAATTCTAAGGATGCATCTCAATTTGGTCAGAACAATGGAAACCAGCTCGATATGAATACATCAAGTGGAAATACAGGGGCCATCCCAAATGGGAATTCAGATGATGTTCAATCATTTCCTTCAACTGGAAATGCATCAACTCAG ATCGACCATGTTGCTGGTGTTCCAATTTCTCCATCATCTCTACTTGGGATGCCTTCCTATCTTCCACCTGGACAGGTGACTGCTCTGCATCCATTTCTTATGCATCAACAAGGGGTACCCCATTCAATGCCACCACATGTTCCTCAGTCCCATGTTGGGCATTTTCACTCAGTACCTGCAGTGTCATCTCATCAACAGTGGCAGAACCAACAG gCTCCATCGGAGGGTTTGCAGATATCTACACAAAATGAACTTCCATCGTCCCAAAATGATCAAAGCATAATAAGATCAGATGCAAAGTACAACTATGAAACATCTGTTAATGGACAATCACTTCATCAAGACTATTTGGATGTTCAAATTAACCAAGGCGCAGAGTCTGATCCTGTAATATCGTCGTCCAGTGGGGAAGCACAG GTGCTCCAGTCAATTGATAGAGGTTTCTTGGTCTCATCCCAACCTGAGCAGAGCTTGCAACAAATTTCTTCCCAATTCCACAATTCTTTAAGACTGGATTCTCTTGAACAGAACAGTGAAATTAAG GCTTCGGAGCAAAATGTTCAGACCTTGACTGGTCATGGCTTGGAGGGACAAGTTTTAACTACAGAACAACCAATTTCTACCACCAGTCTGTCAAAACCTGATACTTCAATCCCTTCAGTCAACCTCATGGAAACCACAATTAACAATGCTGCTGGTGCAGTTTTGCCTGAATTGTTTGCCTCAACCGGGCACAAAAATGCACCGGCAGTGGGAAAGACATCAGAGACTGCGCTTCTTGATGAAAGGTCATTGTTGGCTTGCATGGTTCGCACAATTCCGGCTGGTGGTAGAATTCGCATTAGTTCAACG CTACCAAATAGGCTTGGGAAGATGCTTGCACCTTTACACTGGCATGATTACAAGAGAAAGTATGGAAAGCTTGATGACTTCGTGGCTAGTCATCGCGAA ttATTTGTGATTGAGGGCGACTACATTCAGCTTAGGGAAGGAGCACAAGAAATGATAGCAGCTACCGCTGCTGCTGCGAaagttgctgctgctgctctagCATCATGTCCTTACTCTTCAAACTTGCCTTCTGTGGCTGTTACTCCAGTGGCACAGACTCACCGCTCAAGGAAGATATCATCTCTTGATTCCCAAAACGTGGTCATTTCAACTGCTAATGCAACTGATAATCACTTGCAGTCTGTAAAGCAGAACCATCAATTAAATGGTGTATCCTTTGGTGTTCCTGGAGGTCTCTCAAATGTAAAGATTTTGAGCAAATCGAAGGAATCTTGGGAACTGAATGGCCCTGAAACTAAGTCAAGCCAGTCATCTGTGCTTTTGAATGGTGGAAATGGAGCAATTCTGGATAGATCGAGTGCGAGCAGTACCCAGAGCTCAGGGTTGACCAATGGCCGGTTGGGCTCGAATCTTGTCGGGAAACAACATGGCAG GATGAGCAATGCTGCTGCCTTTACTTCCAGAAGATA G